The region TATTTTCCGTACATGGCTCGTTTCCTTTCGCCGGATCCGGTGCGCGGCGATCCAGCCCAGCCCCAGAGCTTGAACCTCTACGCCTACGTCCGTGGCAACCCCCTCAACGCCGTGGATCCGGATGGGAGGATCACGCTGGCGCAGTACCATGTGCTTCAAGCGCTGAAGGATGCTGCGTTCGCGGCGAGTTCTCAGGAGCGTTTTTTCGAGCCTCTGGGTCGGGCGCTTTGGGAGGGGGCGAAGGTCTTGCTGGCGGCGCTTCAAGAGGCGCTCGCTGACATGCAGCGGCCGGGGGCGGGGGGCGGAGACGACGAGGGATCGGGGGTGGACCACGCGGCCAGCGCGGTGGGCCAGCTGCGAGAAGCGCAAGACCAGGCAATGACGAACCCTGGATTCCAGCAAGTTCCTCCAGAAAGAGGTCCCACACACTGCAACCAGGCGACGGTTTTTGTGGCGAGGGCGGTAGGTGCGCCGTTGGATCCGTTGGTGGATCGTCAGGGTTACGCGCTCCCGGCAAACCAGATGGCTGCTAACCTTGCGGCTTCGCCACAATACCGCGCCGTGAGCGAAGCCGAGGCACAGGCGCTAGCCAATCAGGGGAGGTTTGTGATCGCCGCCTGGAACAACCCCAAGGGAGCCCACGGCCACGTAGCCACAGTACGGCCCGAGATTCAAGGGGATAGGCTTCTCAAGCCAGGCGGCACGGGTGCGCTTTTAGCCAACGTTGGTCCGTCAAGACTCACTGGGGTTCCGCGGCGCAACTGGGCATTCCCGAGGGGCGCGGATGTTCGCTACTACACGCCGGTGGAGTAAAGTCCTATGAAAGGGAGAATCGTCATCGTCATCGTGGTTTTGCTGTTGGCCAGTTATTCGGGCCTCTTCGCGGAGGAGGGCGTAAACGGCAAATGGTGGAGTCGGCTCAACCAGGAAAGAAAGGAGGCCTTTCTTATAGGCCATATTCACTGTTTGCTTGACGCACGGGTATTACGGTGGGATGAGGACATGTACCTCGATATGCATGCTGTGCTGGCTGCCGTGGATGCTTATTTTCAGGGCGACCCTAAGCGGCAGTCCGAGCTTTTGTCGCCCTTGATGGATGGGCTGATCCCGCAGTATATGAAACACATCAAAAGGGAGCCAGGCGGGGAGTATCCCTGCGGCCCGGATGCTCCCTACGGCGCCACTGGCGGCGAGTTTTGGGCTACTCTCTATTCTCCGCCTTTCGACGACGGAGTAACCGATCGGGCTGCTTATCTCACCGGCTACCTGGAGTGCTACCGAGCCCACGTCAAGAACGGGTTGCACTTTTCCAAGCCGGTGTCCTTTTACGAGGCGAAGCTCAACGAGTTCTACGGAGTCGTGGATTACCCGGACTCGATGAGCGACTTCAAGCAGGAGCTTGCGTGCTTTCCAGTTGCAGAGGCGCTGAAGAAGTACGCTGACGAGGTCCTCGAAAAGCAAAAGCGGTAGCAGG is a window of Thermoanaerobaculum aquaticum DNA encoding:
- a CDS encoding RHS repeat-associated core domain-containing protein, translating into YFPYMARFLSPDPVRGDPAQPQSLNLYAYVRGNPLNAVDPDGRITLAQYHVLQALKDAAFAASSQERFFEPLGRALWEGAKVLLAALQEALADMQRPGAGGGDDEGSGVDHAASAVGQLREAQDQAMTNPGFQQVPPERGPTHCNQATVFVARAVGAPLDPLVDRQGYALPANQMAANLAASPQYRAVSEAEAQALANQGRFVIAAWNNPKGAHGHVATVRPEIQGDRLLKPGGTGALLANVGPSRLTGVPRRNWAFPRGADVRYYTPVE